In one window of Mercurialis annua linkage group LG4, ddMerAnnu1.2, whole genome shotgun sequence DNA:
- the LOC126679060 gene encoding small polypeptide DEVIL 16, translated as MPNTERNSSFNSCEPCRSFGQKCSHLVKKQRAKFYILRRCIAMLICWHERERGDP; from the coding sequence ATGCCTAATACGGAACGAAACTCGAGCTTTAATAGCTGCGAGCCTTGCAGATCATTCGGTCAGAAATGCAGTCACTTGGTGAAGAAGCAACGAGCCAAATTCTACATTCTCCGCCGATGCATCGCCATGCTTATTTGCTGGCATGAGCGTGAACGTGGAGACCCTTAA